The genomic segment CGCTGCCTTTGCTGCTGGCGCGCAGCAAGAGCAAGCCGCTCGATACGGTATACTCCGCGCTGTGCGCCCAGATGGCGAGGCGTGGCCTGTCGCGGAACAAGCATGAAGGTCCAACGACTTATGGTCGCCGTCTGTGCGCCAGCGATTCGCCGTTGTCGCCTGCCGCCAAAATAGCGGTACAGCGCTTTATGGCATTGTACGAAAACCTGCAATATGGCGCCGAATCAAGCGCGGCACATGGAACTGACCACAAGCCACCGGCGCCTTTAATTGCTCAACTAAAATTACTGCTCTCTCAATGTCGATGAAATCAACTCTCCGCGCCCTTACTGCCGCCCAGCTGTGCGTCTTGGCAGTGGCGGTCGCCGCCAGTCCCAACCTGTTGGCGCAGCAAAGCACCGCTGTCAAGACCACCGCAGCCAAAGCTAGCGTACGCAAGGCCATGAACAATGCCGACGACGGCGAGTTCGCCAATTTCGCCGAATGGAAAGAGGTTTCCGCCTTCATCGACCAGATGGTCGAGAAACATGGTTTCGATCGTGCTGAACTGGTCACCATGTTTAACAAGGTGCGTTACGTCGACAGCGCGATCCAGTTGATGAAGCCGGCGCCGGCCAGCAAGCCGAAAAACTGGGCAGCCTACCGCGCACGCTTTGTCGAACCGGTGCGTATCCAGGCTGGCGTGGAGTTCTGGAATACTTATGCCGACGCCTTACGCCGCGCCGAAGCGCAATACGGCGTGCCGGCTGAAATTATCGTCGGCATTATCGGCGTAGAAACGGTGTATGGCCGCAACGTCGGCAGTTTCAGAGTGATGGATGCCATTACCACGCTAGCATTCGACTACCCGAACACACCGACACGTGAAGCGCGCATGGCTTTTTTCCGCGGCGAACTGGAAAGCACGCTGCTGTATGCCAAGGAATCGGGGATCGATCCGTTTACCCTGCTAGGTTCATATGCCGGCGCAATCGGCTGGCCGCAGTTCATGCCGAGCAGCATCCGGCAATACGGCGTGGATTTTGATGGCAAGGGTGTGATCGATCTGCGCAATTCTCCGATCGATGCGATTGGCAGCGTAGCCCATTATCTGGCCGAGCATGGTTGGAAAACCGGTATGCCGATCGTGTTTCCGGTAACTTTGTCGACGGACACCAGTGCGGAGAACCGCTGGCAGGCATTTATCGGCCGAGGCCTGGAAGCGAAGTATTCGGTGGATGAACTGACGGCGGCCGGCGTGGTGCCGGGCGTAGTCCTGCCGAACGACATGCGGTTCGGCCTGATCGACCTGCAGAATGGCCAAAATCCCGCCGAGTATTGGATCGGCACCGATAATTTCTACGCCATCACGCAATACAATCGCAGTTTCTTTTACGCGATGTCGGTGGTCGACCTCGGACGTGCGGTCAGAGTAGCCCGCGAGCAGTAATAACGGACTAGCGGCGCTGACAACCGC from the Collimonas arenae genome contains:
- the mltB gene encoding lytic murein transglycosylase B — translated: MSMKSTLRALTAAQLCVLAVAVAASPNLLAQQSTAVKTTAAKASVRKAMNNADDGEFANFAEWKEVSAFIDQMVEKHGFDRAELVTMFNKVRYVDSAIQLMKPAPASKPKNWAAYRARFVEPVRIQAGVEFWNTYADALRRAEAQYGVPAEIIVGIIGVETVYGRNVGSFRVMDAITTLAFDYPNTPTREARMAFFRGELESTLLYAKESGIDPFTLLGSYAGAIGWPQFMPSSIRQYGVDFDGKGVIDLRNSPIDAIGSVAHYLAEHGWKTGMPIVFPVTLSTDTSAENRWQAFIGRGLEAKYSVDELTAAGVVPGVVLPNDMRFGLIDLQNGQNPAEYWIGTDNFYAITQYNRSFFYAMSVVDLGRAVRVAREQ